In the genome of Notamacropus eugenii isolate mMacEug1 chromosome 5, mMacEug1.pri_v2, whole genome shotgun sequence, one region contains:
- the HES5 gene encoding transcription factor HES-5, whose translation MAPNAISMDILTPKEKNRLRKPVVEKMRRDRINSSIEQLKLLLEKEFQRHQPNSKLEKADILEMTVSYLKHSKAFASCPKSLQQDYSEGYSWCLKEAVQFLTLHSANTDTQMKLLYHFQRPQSSLTAVQDLKPPSSSPLSPPASTKPAPGQSPSASTLWRPW comes from the exons ATGGCCCCCAACGCTATTTCCATGGATATTCTCACTCCTAAGGAGAAAAACAGA CTAAGAAAGCCAGTGGTGGAAAAGATGCGCCGGGACCGCATCAACAGCAGCATCGAACAGCTGAAACTGTTGCTGGAGAAGGAGTTCCAGAGACACCAGCCCAACTCGAAGCTGGAGAAGGCTGACATCCTGGAGATGACCGTCAGCTACCTGAAACACAGTAAAG cATTTGCTTCCTGCCCCAAGAGTTTGCAGCAGGACTACAGTGAAGGCTACTCTTGGTGCCTTAAAGAAGCGGTCCAGTTCCTGACCTTGCACTCAGCCAACACAGACACCCAGATGAAGCTGCTTTATCACTTCCAGAGACCGCAGTCATCTCTGACAGCTGTTCAAGATTTAAAAccaccttcctcctctcctttgtcCCCTCCTGCCTCAACCAAGCCAGCACCTGGACAGTCACCTTCTGCCAGTACCCTCTGGCGGCCCTGGTAG